From Plasmodium cynomolgi strain B DNA, chromosome 9, whole genome shotgun sequence:
caatgtaaaaaaggaggaaggcgAAGACGCCTTCTCGAGTTGCAACAAAAATGACTTAGCCGAAAGCTTAAACGAGATCCCCCCCATGCTGGACGATGTGGACCATGAGTAAGTGTGCACAGATGGGCAGACGCGCAGATGCACAGATGCACAGATGCACAGATGCGCAGATGCGCAGTTATGTCCGTTCTGCTCCCGAAGAAGgaacagagaaaaaaaagaaaaaaaaaaaaaacgggaaaaacaCCCCACACACACTTAGAATCATTTTTGATAGTGCCATACCGATTGTTACTACGTGTGTAGCAAATCGGTGCCACCTGTGTACGCATCCCTACTCGTTTATGTGTACTCTCGTGgaacctttatttttttctctcccaaTTCTCCTTTCACAGTGACGCGGCCTGTATATTCGAGCCAAACAAGGAAGTCATGGAGGAAACCTGTTCGTCGCTATCGTCCGACCACGAAATGATAGAGGACAAGTCGACCAAAGAGAAAAGCGAGTCGGTTAAGGAGTCCAGTGATTTATATAGTgacttaaaaaagaaaattacggAAGAGAAGGCCAAAATTAGGGCCTTTATAATTAAGCAGAAGGAGCTGCACGAGCGGACCAAGATGGTGAGACATTCGCTGCACGTGGGAGAGAGTGTATATATGAGCGAGTGTACACACATGATAGAGTGTACACACATTAGTACACTGACACACGCGTATCTGTGCGCGTCCCCTCTTTGCACCCCCCTCCCTATGTAGAACATCGAGGAAGGACCCCTtaccaataaaaataaggacGACGAGACAACCAGTAAGCGACTCATTGGTAGTAAACTCCAGGGAGTCGAAGAatacgaagaagaagacaacGAAAATGACGAGGTAGATATGTTCTCAACTGTGCAGccaaacaaaaagaaaaaaattgaaaaaattagaatAACTGATTATTATGCTTCTGGCAATGTGAACTTAGCGGATAACTGGAACGACTCGGAGGGATACTATAAGGTTAGCCCCTTCGTGATGATGACACGGAGtggaaaagaaagagaagtGACCATCATCAGTCGCGGCTGTGTTTGCCACACGGACGCACTTGTTGGAAGCacgtgcacatgtacatgtgtacatatacatatatttttttcctaaactTGCACAGTTCTacatgtttcttttttttttttttttttttctcccctcttcCCCGCCTAACACGCACTTCTTCAGGCCATCGTTGGTGAAGTCATTGACAATCGCTACAGTGTCGTGTGCGAACTAGTCGGTAAGGGAGTCTTCTCCAACGTTTTAAAGTGTTACgacaaagtgggaaaaatcCCCGTGGCCATCAAAGTCATTCGAGATAACGATATGATGCGAAAAGCAGCAGAGAAGGAAATATctatcttaaaaaaattaaacgagTATGATAAGGACAACAAGAGACACATCGTTCGTTTGTTGCGGAGCCTCAAGTATAAGAACCACCTCTGCTTGGTTTTCGAGTGGATGTGGGGAAACCTAAGGATAGCTCTCAAAAAGTAAcgaaaggaggagaaacGTGTTCAGCAGATTCGAGGAATGCGCACAAATCGTGCAAATTCCTCAGTGTCATAGTTCTATGAGTATATGCTTCTGTAGAGATACCCTTAAGAAAATAGCCACAAGCACACCCcaccctttttctttatttcatCTTTGTGTGTTCctctctgcttctcccctctcgCTTCTCAGATACGGCAATGGGTACGGGCTGAATGCCACAGCCGTGCACTGCTACACGAAGCAGCTCTTTATAGCCCTCAGACATATGCGCAAGTGCAGGATCATGCATGCTGATTGTAAGTGCcagaatgaggaaaaaaaacagaaagggCACACTTAGCATTGCGCATTGGCGTGATTAACCATTTCGCAGGTTCACATTATAATCATGTGGATTAAATgaacctctttttttctccccccctccggATAACTTCATTTGAGCtgtgtttattttcctttctcctttttttttttttttgcagtaaAACCGGACAACATACTAATAAATGACAAGTTCAACGCGCTAAAGGTATGCGACTTGGGAAGCGCAAGCGACATATCAGAAAACGAAATTACCTCCTACCTAGTTAGTCGATTTTACAGAGCCCCGGAGATCATTCTTGGATTTCGCTACGATGCACAGATTGACGTGTGGTCAGCGGCGGCTACCGTTTTTGAGCTCGCCACAGGAAAGATCCTCTTCCCCGTAAGGAGAGTGGCCTCGAAAGCGCCGCAGTGAAAACGCTGCCACGAAAGGAATGCAACAGAGAGGCCGCGCGAATAACCCTAAGCGGTGACCCTGAGCGGTGACCCCTAAAGGGTGACCCGCACACCGGGAGCCCAACCCACTGAACTGCTCACATTTCCATCCTTGCAGGGGAAATCGAACAACCACATGATCAAGCTGATGATGGAATACAAAGGGAAATTTTCTcacaaaatgataaaaggGGGTCAGTTTTATTCGCAGCATTTTAATGACAACCTGGACTTCATCTACGTGGATAGGGACTATTACACGAAGAAGGAAGTGGTGCGAATTATATCTGATTTGAGACCCACCAAAAATATAACGTGCGATTTGCTGGAGCATCAGTATTGGTTGAAAGGTGAGGAGAGAGAGGGCCAGGGCCACTTGGTCAGTTGGTCAGTTGGTCAGTTGGTCAGTGAATCCATCACTCCAACGCCCTGGCTTCCCATCATTCCAACGTCCTGACGTCCCGTCACCCAAACGCCCAAACACGTGCGCCAATTTGTGTCACGAGGAAACTATGTAGGCTGGGCGTGGTGCACTGGATGAGTGTGTATCGCGTGCCACTCCTCGGTGTTGTTCCCACGGGGAGTATTCAAATAGGcacaataaaaatggatcGATTGTGGACTCCTTTACGCGGGATGCCACGAATTAAAGTGAAAAGTGGGGCGTCCCACTCCGCATGAGTAAACACACAACTGAGCGAATGTaagatattttatttcaattttaacgtatttttttttttttttttttgttaggAAATAGCCCCAAGAtgcagtttttaaaaaaaaaaataaagcagctGGGGGACTTGCTGGAGAAGTGCCTCATGCTGGACCCCACGAAACGGTACACGCCGGACCAGGCCCTGCAGCATCCATACTTGAGGGAGTCCATTCACTTTACCAAATCGCAAAATGAGTGAATGTTTGGGTAGCAACATGTGTTTGGGTAGCGCCTCGATTTTCGCCGAGCAGGTGCTTGCAGTGTGTAAGAAGTGTGTATGAGTAGTACATGCGTGCGGATGCTGATACGTTCGTATCcgcctttcttttttttttcccttttttattcttcccgTTTCTTCCCGTCAACTCTTATACCTTATGtgtcttaatttttttgtcgaaAGAACATCAATAATGCTCGACGGATTTTTATGTCGAAATGCAAT
This genomic window contains:
- a CDS encoding serine/threonine-protein kinase PRP4K (putative), which produces MAKDKRGRMISNSYESDEDKYSKRIKKHHKLNFAEKDPDNGSYKKKNYENDKSKLNLKKDQKKNSKENLNSFSSHHSISSNSDSNNLGLDISGGSTSNSEDEFKILKEEENEDKFLEERRRKREAIKERLKDLVSDNEKGNDVVSGDLGDLSVLGDGNDTLRSGKEDPSDNVKKEEGEDAFSSCNKNDLAESLNEIPPMLDDVDHDDAACIFEPNKEVMEETCSSLSSDHEMIEDKSTKEKSESVKESSDLYSDLKKKITEEKAKIRAFIIKQKELHERTKMNIEEGPLTNKNKDDETTSKRLIGSKLQGVEEYEEEDNENDEVDMFSTVQPNKKKKIEKIRITDYYASGNVNLADNWNDSEGYYKAIVGEVIDNRYSVVCELVGKGVFSNVLKCYDKVGKIPVAIKVIRDNDMMRKAAEKEISILKKLNEYDKDNKRHIVRLLRSLKYKNHLCLVFEWMWGNLRIALKKYGNGYGLNATAVHCYTKQLFIALRHMRKCRIMHADLKPDNILINDKFNALKVCDLGSASDISENEITSYLVSRFYRAPEIILGFRYDAQIDGKSNNHMIKLMMEYKGKFSHKMIKGGQFYSQHFNDNLDFIYVDRDYYTKKEVVRIISDLRPTKNITCDLLEHQYWLKGNSPKMQFLKKKIKQLGDLLEKCLMLDPTKRYTPDQALQHPYLRESIHFTKSQNE